The nucleotide window CTGATGGTGTAAAAATATAATCAACGCCATTTTTTCTGCAGAGTTTGGAATCTTTATTAAACGGCCTTGGATAACGCAGATAGTCTTCATTAGGGCCAAACTGAGCGGGATTTACAAAAATAGAAACAATGACGATATCATTTTCTTTTCTTGCCTTTTTTACCAATGAAAGATGGCCCTCATGCAGGGCCCCCATAGTTGGCACCAACCCGATGGTTTTGTCTTTCGCATGCAAGGATTTAACGATCTTCTGCATAGTGGAAATATCTCTAATAACCTTCATATTAAGCAAAATACTACCAATTTGTGCAGCCATAGTCAATTAAAATCCATATTGTCCAGTCAACACAGATAACTTTTTTATTTGACAAAATTCCATATTTTTGGTATAGATTTATCTCATCAAATTAAACTAATTAAATCAAACATTTATGGAAAACAATCAGACAAATATCATCAGGGCAGTTTATCCGGAAATAGAGGGCGGGAAATATCCTGTTAAAACTGAGATTGACAGGGCTTTCATGGTTTATGCTTATGTGAATTCGGAACTCCCTAAAAAAGTTTCCCTGAATTACCGCAAAAAAGGCACAAAAACCTGGAAAAAAGCTGCAATGAACCCCATCGATTTTCCCGGATGGAAAGCAAATGTATTTTTTGATAAGGTTGGAATTTATGAATATACTGTCGAAGCAATTCTTCTGGAAACGAAAGAAAAAATACCTTACAGCCGTAACTTGGAAGTATGGGTAGAGCCGGTCAATGCAAGATTCGCCGCTTGGTACGAAATGTTCCATTGGTCTCAGGGGAAAATACCATGCAAATGCGCAACATTCAAAGATATGGAAGCGAGATTACCTGAAATAAAGAAAATGGGGTTTGATGTTATTTACCTGCCTCCGATTCACCCTGTTGGAAGGACAAATAAAAAAGGCCCCAACAATTCTCTAAATGCCTGCGAAACTGATCCGGGTTGCCCCTGGTCAATTGGGAATGAACATGGCGGGCACAAATCGGTTAACCCAAACTTAGGTACATTGGAAGATTTTAGAAAATTTGTCAAAAAATGCGATAATTTGAATATGCCCGTGGCTATAGACATTGCTTTTACCTGTTCCTATGACCATCCTTACATAAATGAACATCCGGACTGGTTTTTTTATAATCCTGACGGAACAATTAAGTATGCTGAAAATCCGCCTAAAAAATATCAGGACACAGTGCCGTTTAACTGGTATCCTAAAGATAAAGATGCCATGTGGCGGGAATTTAAATCAATTTTTATTTTTTGGATAGAACAGGGCGTTAAAATATTCCGTGTAGATAATCCTCATACCAAACTTGACGAATTCTGGGGCTGGGTTATAAAAGAAGTAAAAAAGGAACACCCTGAAACAATCTTTCTTTCAGAAGCTTTTACTTTTTACGAAAAAATGGAGCTACTGGCAAAACTTGGATTTACCCAGTCCTATACTTATTTCACCTGGCGTAACGGCAAAAACGAACTGATTGAATATATTTCTAAGCTTACAAACAGCTACCTGCGGGATTTTTTCAGAGGAAACTTTTTTGCCAATACACCCGATATATTGCCTGCATATCTACAGAACGGCGGCCGTCCGGCATTTAAAGTAAGAGCAGTGCTTGCGGCTACGCTTTCATCGGTTTACGGCATATATAACGGTTTTGAAC belongs to Elusimicrobiota bacterium and includes:
- a CDS encoding DUF3416 domain-containing protein, with protein sequence MENNQTNIIRAVYPEIEGGKYPVKTEIDRAFMVYAYVNSELPKKVSLNYRKKGTKTWKKAAMNPIDFPGWKANVFFDKVGIYEYTVEAILLETKEKIPYSRNLEVWVEPVNARFAAWYEMFHWSQGKIPCKCATFKDMEARLPEIKKMGFDVIYLPPIHPVGRTNKKGPNNSLNACETDPGCPWSIGNEHGGHKSVNPNLGTLEDFRKFVKKCDNLNMPVAIDIAFTCSYDHPYINEHPDWFFYNPDGTIKYAENPPKKYQDTVPFNWYPKDKDAMWREFKSIFIFWIEQGVKIFRVDNPHTKLDEFWGWVIKEVKKEHPETIFLSEAFTFYEKMELLAKLGFTQSYTYFTWRNGKNELIEYISKLTNSYLRDFFRGNFFANTPDILPAYLQNGGRPAFKVRAVLAATLSSVYGIYNGFELCENTATPGKEEYLNSEKYEYKVWDWDRPGNIKDYIAKLNKIRRENPALHLYDNLKIYNSTDDNVLFYGKTSEDKSNIILVAVNLDPFNTQKARVTVPLEEFAIASDEQYDVIDLLTGKIYTWQGRDNMVILDP